The Candidatus Dadabacteria bacterium region GCGATAGTCAGGATACTGAAAGAGCTTGCCGCTGGGGGAAAGACTGTGCTTGCGGTTCATCACGATCTTAACACCGTTTCCGAGTACTACGAGCGAATCGCCATTCTGAACGTGGGGCTTGTGGCCTCGGGGAGGGTGGATGAGGTCTTTAATTCCGAGAATCTCATGAAGGCTTACGGAGGCAAGACCTCCTTTTTCCCCGAAAGAAAATCGGCCAAAAGGGCAGTGTGATGCTTGAATTTGCTGTTGAGCTTTTCTCTGACTATACGGCCAGGACCATTCTCTTGGGAGCGGCTTCCCTGGGCATTGTAAGCGGCGTGGTCGGCTCTTACGCGGTGCTTAGAAAGCAAAGCCTCGTAGGCGACGTCATGTCGCACGCGGCCCTTCCCGGAATAGTGCTTGCCTTCCTCATAATGGGAGTAAAGGAACAGCTGCCTATCTTTATCGGGGCTGCGCTCTCAGCCGTCCTGGCGGTTTTTCTGATCAACCTGATTACCAGCAACTCGAGGGTAAAAACCGACAGCGCGATGGGGATGGCGCTTTCTGTCTTTTTCGGGCTTGGCCTTGTTCTTCTTACCTACGCGCAGAAGATGCCGGATGCCAACCAGGCGGGGCTTGATAAGTTTCTTTTCGGCCAGGCGGAAGCGCTTGTCGGAAAAGACGTTCTTGTTATAGGTGTCACGGGGTTTTTCGCCCTTTTGGTTGTGGGACTTTTCTGGAAAGAGTTCAAACTTCTTTGCTTCGATCCGGATTTCGGAGGCACTATGGGTTTTTCCATGAAGTCTCTGGACCTGCTTGTTACGGCCGTCATAGTTTCGGCGATAGTGATCGGGCTGCAGACAGTAGGGGTCGTGCTTATGAGCTCAATGCTCATTGCCCCCGCGGTTGCGGCCAGACAGTGGACCGGCGGTATGGGCTCGATGGTGATTCTTGCGGCTTTGATAGCGGCCGTCTCCGGCGTAACGGGTGTTGCGCTGAGTGCCGGGCTTGAGAACGTGCCAACGGGACCCGCGGTTATAGTCTGCGTGAGCGCCGTCGCTTTTTTCTCGGTTCTTTTCTCGCCGAACGGGTTTTTCACCCTGAGATTCAAAGACGCCAGGAGCAGAAGGGAGATAAAGAAGGATTACGTCTTAAAAGCCCTGCACGATCTGGCTCTTGAGCATAACGACCCCGGCTACGCGCATTCCGAGAAGCTGCTTGCGCTTGGAAGCGAGAAGGGGTTTAACGTGCGAAAAAGTCTTTTGCAACTGCAGGAGGCGGGGCACGTGGAGAGAGCGGGGGAAGAGAACTGGCGGCTCACCCCAAGCGGTATTCGCGAGATCAGAAAGCTTTCACCGGTGGGGAGTAACGGATGAGCCCGCATCAGTTTGATATACAGCTGGTAGCCGTCATAGTTGCGGCTTCATGCGCCATACCGGGGGCGTTCCTTGTTCTAAGAAGAATGTCCATGATGACCGATGCGATCAGCCATTCCATTCTGCTCGGCATAATCCTCGCTTTTTTTCTCGTGAAGGACCTTTCATCGCCGATTCTCATAATAGGAGCCGCCGCAAGCGGGGTGCTTGCGATTTCGCTCATAAAGGCGGTTAACCGCGCAAGGCTGGTCAAAAAGGACGCGTCGATAGGGATAGTCTTCCCGTTTCTTTTCAGCGTGGCGGTCATATTGCTTTCCAAGTATGCGCGAAACGTGCATATTGACACCCACTCCGTGCTTCTCGGAGAGATAGCGTTCGCTCCTTTTAACCGCCTGATTCTCTCGGGTATGGACCTGGGACCCAAGTCGGTTTACGTAATGGGTTCGATTCTTCTTCTGAACCTGCTTTTCATTTCCTTTTTCTATAAGGAGCTTAAGGTGTCGACTTTTGACGAGAGCTTTGCGTCGTCAATAGGATTCCGTCCCCGGCTCATCCACTACCTGCTTATGGCTGTTGTGTCGCTTACATGCGTCGGGGCGTTTGACGCGGTGGGCTCGATACTTGTTATAGCGCTTATAGTGATTCCGCCCTGCTGCGCCTACCTTCTTACGGATTCGCTTTTCAGGATGATTCTTCTGAGCGTGGTCTTTGGAATCTCGGCAGCCGTTTCAGGGTTCTGGGTCGCCAACTGGCTTGACGTTAACATAGCGGGTTCAATGGCTTTTGTGTGCGGGTTGTTTTTTCTCGTGGTTTTTCTCCTTGCTCCCCAAAGGGGACTCTTCGGCATAATAAGAGAAAAAAGGAGACAGAGGATGGACTTTGCCGAGGCTTCGCTCCTCGTGAGTCTTTACAACCAAGAAAGAGGAGATGCGGTAAAGAACCACCCCGACAGCAGGGGCATGTTCCGGTCGGCTGATTTCGCCTCAAAAGTGGTCGAATTTCTGAAGCGCAAAGGGGAGATAGCTGTTGCGGGCGGGAAGCTCTTTCTTACGGATAAAGGTAGGGAAAGGGCACGTATGACCATGGAGGGAAGATAACGGAGGTTCTTAGAGTAGGCGGAGCGGTTCTACTGCTCTTACGGTTCTGGGCTCATCCGTCAGTTCCCCGTCTCTTATTTCTATCTCGCACCCAGGAGCCAGTTGATCACATCTGGGGTTATCTTCTCCCTCTATTCCCGTATTATCCAGTCTGACGGTTATTATTACAGTTTCACTGCCCTCGGCTGATATCTTAATCAATATTTCTCCGTTTAGTTCATCGTCTTCGTCTGTACAATCTTTGTTCCCTTCAATGTCAACTTCTCCATTGAAAGTTATTTCGACTTTTTCTCGGTAAGATATCCCCTTATCATCCTTTATATCTATATCTCCAATTTTAACCACAGATCCGGGGAAAACATTTCTTCTCCCCGAGCCGATTCGAGAAGATTCGTCTCCGGTCTCAAAAATCTGAAGTTGAACTTCCGGGTCGAGATTTCCCTTTAGGGAAAATTTATCGTCCTGTAATATATCCTCTTCAATTGCTCTTACTTCGCAGTTTCGTATATCCCCGTTTTCCACGACACATGCCTTTATGACAAAGCTTGCTTCTTCGTAAGCGGACGGCACATCCCTGATGGTGCCCTCTATCGTTTCTTCATGGGATACATCGGCGTTTCCATTGTTCCCGCTTCCGCCGAAATCAACATCCAGACCGCATCCCGAAACTGCGAATAAGGAAATAAAGAGGAAAAACAGGTAGATTTTCACGGCGCTTGCGCGGGTTTTTGTGTGCATTAAGATTCCTCGATTTTTAATTTGCCTAGCATATAAAGATAACATGAAA contains the following coding sequences:
- a CDS encoding metal ABC transporter permease; translation: MSPHQFDIQLVAVIVAASCAIPGAFLVLRRMSMMTDAISHSILLGIILAFFLVKDLSSPILIIGAAASGVLAISLIKAVNRARLVKKDASIGIVFPFLFSVAVILLSKYARNVHIDTHSVLLGEIAFAPFNRLILSGMDLGPKSVYVMGSILLLNLLFISFFYKELKVSTFDESFASSIGFRPRLIHYLLMAVVSLTCVGAFDAVGSILVIALIVIPPCCAYLLTDSLFRMILLSVVFGISAAVSGFWVANWLDVNIAGSMAFVCGLFFLVVFLLAPQRGLFGIIREKRRQRMDFAEASLLVSLYNQERGDAVKNHPDSRGMFRSADFASKVVEFLKRKGEIAVAGGKLFLTDKGRERARMTMEGR
- a CDS encoding metal ABC transporter permease yields the protein MLEFAVELFSDYTARTILLGAASLGIVSGVVGSYAVLRKQSLVGDVMSHAALPGIVLAFLIMGVKEQLPIFIGAALSAVLAVFLINLITSNSRVKTDSAMGMALSVFFGLGLVLLTYAQKMPDANQAGLDKFLFGQAEALVGKDVLVIGVTGFFALLVVGLFWKEFKLLCFDPDFGGTMGFSMKSLDLLVTAVIVSAIVIGLQTVGVVLMSSMLIAPAVAARQWTGGMGSMVILAALIAAVSGVTGVALSAGLENVPTGPAVIVCVSAVAFFSVLFSPNGFFTLRFKDARSRREIKKDYVLKALHDLALEHNDPGYAHSEKLLALGSEKGFNVRKSLLQLQEAGHVERAGEENWRLTPSGIREIRKLSPVGSNG